The Solanum lycopersicum chromosome 2, SLM_r2.1 DNA window CCGCAGTCTTCATCCTACCCAACTGCCCAATTACAACCGTTCTGCCTCTGACAATTCCCAGTCCGATTTCTTCTCCCTTATGAATTCAGATGAAGATGAGTCACCGATTCCGTTTGTTTTCGGCAACCGAGATTATACGGATGATCTTCCTGATGAATGTTTGGCTTTGATTTTTCAGTGCTTGAGTTCCGGTGACCGGAAAAAGTGTTCCCTTGTCTCCAGGAGATGGCTTTTGGTGGAGGGTCAAAGCCGTCACCGACTTGCCCTCAACGCGAAAGTTGAGATTCTTCCGCATGTCCCTACCATCTTTTCTCGTTTCGATTCTGTGACGAAACTTGCTCTCCGATGTGACCGGAAATCGGTAAGTATAAACGATGAAGCTTTGAATCTTATCTCCCTTCGTTGTTCTAAACTTATTCGCCTTAAGCTTCGCGGTTGCCGTGATGTTACCGATGTGGGTATGTCTGCTTTTGCTCGGAATTGTAAGAATTTGAAGAAATTCTCCTGTGGGTCTTGTATGTTTGGGGCCAAAGGTATGAATGCTTTGCTTGATAACTGTTCTTCCCTTGAAGAATTATCTGTGAAACGTCTCCGGGGTATGAATGATGGGTTTGCAGCGGACCCAATTGGGCCAGGAGCTGCTGCTTCATCGCTTAAATCTATATGTTTGAAAGAGTTATATAATGGACAATGTTTTGCACCTTTGATTGCTGGGTCTAAAAATTTAAAGACTTTGAAGTTGTTGAGGTGTTTAGGTGATTGGGATAGGCTTTTTGAGACAATTGGAAGTAGGGAAAATCATGTTTCTGAGATTCACTTGGAGAGGCTTCAAGTTGGTGATACTGGACTTGCAGCAATATCTAATTGTCCAAAGTTGGAGATTCTGCATTTGGTGAAGACACCCGAATGCACTGATGCTGGAGTTGTAACAGTGGCTAGTAAGTGCAAGTTATTGAGGAAGCTTCACATTGATGGATGGAGGACAAATAGGATAGGTGATGAGGGTTTAGTTGCAATTGCTGAGAATAGTTCA harbors:
- the LOC101247773 gene encoding F-box protein SKIP2; this translates as MGQYSSTHCGGGTKHRHRSLHPTQLPNYNRSASDNSQSDFFSLMNSDEDESPIPFVFGNRDYTDDLPDECLALIFQCLSSGDRKKCSLVSRRWLLVEGQSRHRLALNAKVEILPHVPTIFSRFDSVTKLALRCDRKSVSINDEALNLISLRCSKLIRLKLRGCRDVTDVGMSAFARNCKNLKKFSCGSCMFGAKGMNALLDNCSSLEELSVKRLRGMNDGFAADPIGPGAAASSLKSICLKELYNGQCFAPLIAGSKNLKTLKLLRCLGDWDRLFETIGSRENHVSEIHLERLQVGDTGLAAISNCPKLEILHLVKTPECTDAGVVTVASKCKLLRKLHIDGWRTNRIGDEGLVAIAENSSNLKELVLIGLNPTSTSLFAIASNCKKLERLALCGSDTIGDPEVTCIATKCMALKKLCIKGCEVTDQGIESFAWGCPNLVKIKVKKCKHVTGDVADRIRAMRQSLAVNLDGGEIDIEPVDSSASDGGAIEEATEFQHTAAALPIIGASDIPSTSNVGRSSASKPWFGFFGGRGLVACTLRRWSNGNGESL